The Athene noctua chromosome 3, bAthNoc1.hap1.1, whole genome shotgun sequence genome includes a region encoding these proteins:
- the LOC141958882 gene encoding alpha-2-macroglobulin-like, with protein sequence MGPGPQPLSPPAPGLFAERSIKGWTRRAEGEYKQHWTRLGVCLTHHDLLCTMGKDRLLIKPIFLLLLFFLPGDTSPATEPQYMVLLPFLIHTDSPEQVCVQLTHLNESVTLSATLEYQGENRSLIDDVVSEKDVFTCIPFSLPKSNSTSPVTFITVTVKGATLQFRSRKSVLVKNSESLVFVQTDKPIYKPGQTVLFRIVSLDKDFRPLNEVLPLVYIEDPKRNRLYQWTKAELKRGLIQLSFSLTSEPMQGTYAVVAQKASGKTVRHHFSVEEYVLPKFEVTVKMPKVITILDEKLTVTVCGLYTFGKPVPGLVSFRVCRKFERAATTCYGEEARGVCDEFSGRTDNYGCISETVKTKLFQLKRSGYENKLHVEAKIKEEETGVELTGTSFSEITTTISKITFEHSDSHYKPGIPFFGQVKLVDGSGAPIANEVVRISLQGSQTTNYTTDEEGRARFALNTSTFHFNSVGIRATHKVQPYCYDRAWVVPYYEEGYLHLKRFYSPSKSFLKIEPKAETLTCGSSTEVRVHYIFTPEAIGEQKKIVLYYLVMAKGIIKQAGTHILDLEQESANGIFLLQLPVQADIAPVAQVLVYTTAPSREVIADTTKFNVEKCFKNKVDLNFSASEGLPSSDVHLLFRASPNSLCAVRAVDKSVLLMKSEADLSPSSVYSLLPVKELRNYNYGPDTVSEEPPENCIPLKKIVVDGITYSPVVEVNEEDTYSILKEMGLKVFTNTKVRKPWYCSTDNYMTAEARFASSPVMSARPMHAMRTGAVQPQGLYATASTPEEVTETIRRYFPETWIWSLVSISSEGNADLDVTIPDTITEWKANAFCTSADTGFGLSPTVSLRAFQPFFVELTLPYSVVRGESFTLKATVFNYLAACIRVSVTLAQSTHFLATPVEKEEESHCLCENGRKTVAWLVTPKSLGQVEFSVSTEALQNQQPCGNAIVETPEKGRKDTVIRQLLVEPEGVEKETAQNSVLCVKGEPVKEKFSLLLPSNVVQDSGRAYFSVQGDIMGTAMQNLHQLLQMPFGCGEQNMVLFAPNIYVLDYLNKTEQLSEEVKSKAIGYLVSGYQRQLNYKHPDGSYSTFGPRYGQLGNTWLTAFVLKSFAQARPHIFIDEKHIQDALVWLSYKQKENGCFRSSGTLLNNAMKGGVDNEISLTAYITIALMEIPLPITHSVVRNALFCLETAADEKENHVYTKALMAYAFALAGKEEKRKALLGSLEKEAVKKDGSVHWQRPGKEPEVDLPYYHYRAPSAEVEMTAYVLLAHLTTQPAPSQEELSFASLIAKWITAQQNPNGGFSSTQDTVVALQALSLYGAATYAKSGAASTVTLQSGGDFQQHFQVDSTNRLLLQRVALPQVPGEYSTEVSGQGCVYVQTSLRYNVQPTQEDAPFMLHVYTIPQTCADSKAHKVFDIGVNVSYTGERNGSNMVIVDVKMLSGFIPVKSSVRKLEGRRAIERTEFSTNHVLVYLEKLGSETLGFSFAVERDVPVRGLRPAQVKVYDYYETDEFATQEYSAPCATAEAEQGNA encoded by the exons GCAGTATATGGTGCTACTGCCCTTTCTGATACACACCGATTCTCCTGAGCAAGTCTGTGTTCAGCTGACCCACCTGAACGAGTCCGTGACGCTGAGTGCCACACTTGAGTATCAAGGGGAAAACAGGAGCTTGATTGATGACGTGGTGTCCGAGAAGGATGTGTTCACCTGCATCCCTTTCTCT CTTCCAAAATCAAATAGCACATCCCCAGTCACATTTATCACTGTGACGGTGAAGGGGGCAACGCTGCAGTTCAGGAGCCGCAAGTCAGTGCTGGTCAAGAATTCTGAGAGCCTGGTCTTCGTCCAGACAGACAAACCCATCTACAAGCCAGGACAAACAG TCCTGTTCAGAATTGTTTCTCTGGATAAAGACTTCCGTCCCTTGAATGAGGTG ttgCCGCTGGTGTATATCGAG GACCCAAAGAGAAACCGTCTGTACCAGTGGACAAAGGCAGAGTTAAAGAGGGGATTAATCCAGCTGTCCTTCAGCCTCACCTCTGAGCCTATGCAAGGGACCTACGCAGTGGTGGCACAGAAGGCCTCTGGGAAGACAGTTCGGCATCATTTCTCTGTGGAGGAGTATG TGCTGCCAAAATTCGAAGTAACAGTGAAAATGCCCAAGGTGATCACCATTCTTGATGAGAAGCTGACAGTGACAGTTTGTGGTTT ATACACATTCGGGAAACCTGTTCCTGGCCTCGTGAGCTTCCGTGTCTGCCGGAAGTTTGAACGTGCAGCCACCACCTGCTATGGTGAAGAGGCTAGAGGAGTGTGTGATGAATTCTCTGGACGG ACAGACAACTATGGCTGCATTTCTGAAACAGTAAAGACCAAGTTATTCCAGCTCAAGAGAAGTGGATATGAGAATAAGCTCCACGTGGAGGCTAAGATTAAAGAAGAAGAGACAG GAGTGGAGTTGACTGGAACAAGCTTCTCTGAGATCACAACCACCATCAGCAAAATCACCTTTGAGCATTCAGACTCCCACTACAAACCTGGAATCCCCTTCTTTGGGCAG gTGAAACTAGTGGATGGGTCTGGTGCTCCAATTGCCAATGAAGTTGTGAGGATTTCTTTACAAGGAAGCCAGACAACCAACTACACAACAGATGAAGAGGGCAGGGCACGGTTTGCTCTGAACACTTCCACATTTCACTTCAATTCTGTTGGAATTAGG GCAACACATAAAGTACAGCCCTACTGCTATGACCGTGCCTGGGTTGTTCCATATTATGAAGAAGGCTATCTCCATCTAAAGCGCTTTTACTCTCCTAGTAAGAGCTTCCTCAAAATTGAGCCCAAAGCTGAAACACTGACCTGTGGCTCCTCCACAGAGGTCCGCGTACACTATATCTTTACTCCAGAGGCCATAGGAGAGCAGAAGAAAATCGTCCTTTACTACCTG GTGATGGCCAAGGGAATCATTAAGCAAGCGGGCACCCACATTCTGGATTTGGAGCAGGAAAGTG cCAATGGGATCTTTTTGCTACAGCTGCCTGTACAAGCTGATATTGCTCCAGTGGCCCAAGTGCTTGTCTACACCACTGCTCCCAGCAGAGAGGTGATCGCTGATACGACCAAGTTCAATGTAGAAAAGTGTTTCAAGAACAAG GTAGACTTGAACTTTTCTGCTTCTGAAGGACTGCCTTCCTCTGATGTTCACTTGCTGTTCAGAGCCTCCCCGAACTCTCTCTGTGCTGTCCGTGCTGTGGACAAGAGTGTTCTCCTCATGAAGTCAGAAGCTGACCTGTCACCCAGCTCT GTGTATAGCTTGCTGCCAGTGAAGGAATTGCGTAACTATAACTATGGTCCAGACACGGTCTCAGAGGAGCCCCCGGAGAACTGCATCCCCTTGAAGAAGATAGTTGTGGATGGGATCACCTATTCTCCAGTAGTGGAGGTGAACGAAGAGGACACTTACAGCATCCTAAAG GAAATGGGTTTAAAGGTTTTCACAAATACCAAAGTGAGGAAGCCTTGGTACTGCAGCACTGACAATTACATGACTGCAGAAGCCCGCTTTGCATCATCTCCAGTCATGTCTGCAAGACCTATGCATGCAATGAGGACAGGCG CTGTTCAGCCACAGGGACTTTATGCCACGGCAAGCACTCCTGAAGAGGTGACAGAGACAATCCGAAGGTACTTCCCAGAAACTTGGATTTGGAGTTTAGTATCTATAAG CTCGGAGGGAAATGCTGATCTAGATGTGACCATCCCTGACACCATCACCGAGTGGAAAGCCAATGCATTCTGCACTTCGGCAGACACGGGCTTTGGCCTGTCCCCGACAGTGTCCCTCAGAGCCTTCCAGCCCTTCTTTGTAGAGCTCACCCTGCCCTACTCTGTGGTGCGTGGTGAGTCCTTCACGCTGAAAGCCACCGTTTTCAACTACCTGGCTGCTTGCATCAGG GTCAGCGTGACTCTGGCTCAGTCTACTCATTTCCTGGCTACTCCggtggaaaaggaggaagaatctcATTGTCTCTGCGAGAATGGAAGGAAAACCGTGGCTTGGCTGGTGACTCCCAAATCTCTAG GGCAGGTGGAGTTCTCGGTGAGCACTGAGGCCCTGCAGAACCAGCAGCCTTGTGGGAACGCCATCGTGGAGACCCCTGAGAAAGGGCGGAAGGACACGGTCATCAGGCAGCTGCTGGTGGAG CCTGAAGGAGTCGAAAAGGAAACAGCCCAGAACTCTGTGCTCTGTGTAAAAG GAGAGCCTGTGAAAGAGAAGTTTTCCCTGTTGCTACCCTCAAATGTGGTACAAGACTCGGGCAGAGCATATTTCTCAGTGCAGG gtGACATcatgggcactgccatgcagaacCTGCACCAGCTCCTCCAGATGCCATTCGGCTGCGGGGAGCAGAACATGGTCCTGTTTGCACCCAACATCTATGTCCTGGACTATCTGAACAAGACAGAACAGCTGAGTGAGGAGGTGAAATCCAAGGCCATCGGATACTTAGTGAGCG GTTATCAGAGGCAGCTAAACTACAAACACCCAGATGGCTCTTACAGTACCTTTGGACCACGTTATGGCCAACTGGGGAACACCTG GCTCACAGCCTTTGTCCTCAAGTCCTTTGCCCAGGCCCGGCCTCACATCTTCATAGATGAGAAGCACATCCAGGATGCTTTGGTCTGGCTGTCCTACAAACAGAAGGAGAATGGCTGTTTCCGCAGTTCTGGGACACTCCTGAACAATGCTATGAAG GGTGGAGTGGACAATGAGATCTCGCTGACAGCCTACATCACTATTGCACTGATGGAGATTCCTCTGCCTATAACT CACTCAGTGGTGCGTAACGCTCTGTTCTGCCTGGAAACGGCAGcagatgagaaagaaaaccaCGTGTACACCAAGGCACTGATGGCGTACGCCTTCGCCCTGGCGGGGAAGGAGGAGAAGCGGAAGGCATTACTTGGCTCACTTGAAAAGGAAGCTGTGAAAAAGG ATGGGTCTGTTCATTGGCAGCGGCCTGGGAAAGAGCCGGAGGTTGATCTCCCCTACTATCACTACCGAGCTCCCTCTGCTGAAGTGGAGATGACAGCCTACGTGCTCCTTGCTCACCTCACCACGCAGCCGGCACCCTCCCAGGAGGAGCTGTCCTTTGCATCTCTGATTGCAAAGTGGATCACTGCCCAGCAGAATCCCAACGGAGGCTTCTCCTCCACCCAG GACACAGTGGTGGCTCTCCAGGCCCTGTCCCTGTACGGAGCTGCCACCTACGCCAAGAGCGGAGCAGCTTCCACAGTGACCCTGCAATCTGGAGGGGACTTCCAGCAACACTTCCAAGTGGATTCCACAAACCGGCTGCTGCTCCAGCGCgtggccctgccccaggtgccagGGGAGTACAGCACGGAGGTGTCTGGACAAGGATGCGTCTACGTGCAG ACAAGCCTGAGGTACAACGTGCAGCCCACACAGGAGGATGCACCCTTCATGCTTCACGTGTACACAATCCCACAGACATGTGCCGACTCCAAGGCTCACAAGGTCTTTGACATAGGCGTAAACGTCAG TTACACTGGGGAGCGCAATGGCTCCAACATGGTGATTGTTGATGTGAAGATGCTGTCAGGATTCATCCCTGTGAAGTCCTCCGTGAGGAAG CTGGAAGGCCGCCGTGCTATTGAGCGCACAGAGTTCAGTACCAACCACGTCCTAGTGTATCTCGAAAAG CTGGGCAGCGAGACCTTGGGCTTCTCCTTCGCGGTGGAGCGGGACGTCCCCGTGCGCGGCCTGAGGCCGGCTCAGGTCAAGGTCTACGACTACTACGAGACGG acGAGTTTGCCACACAGGAGTACAGCGCTCCCTGCGCCACAG CTGAGGCTGAACAGGGAAACGCCTGA